A window of the Pseudoalteromonas sp. A25 genome harbors these coding sequences:
- a CDS encoding M20/M25/M40 family metallo-hydrolase, with protein MKKLLTTICALVPLIGTVKAQEFTPTQIQQVKQVTELALDSDLSWQLLESLTSEVGPRLPGSENDKKAVEWAKQQFEQLGFDKVWLEPATFPNWRRYRESGTIITPSKQPLHLTALGNSIGTPKEGLTAPVVMFETLDELIAAPKGSLENKIAFVNYRMNRHIDGNGYGPAVRARNTGAIEAAKKGAIAYMMRSVSTSHHRFAHTGNSRYKDGVSKIPNTAIANPDADQIERLLNAGHAVSVNINLQTEDLGEGTSYNVIAEITGSDAPQQYVLIGGHLDSWDLGTGALDDGAGVALTMAAATHIKQIARPKRSIRVVLFAAEELGLWGAKAYFKQHADKLDNIVAAAESDFGADVVYGFESSVSANSLPVVRAIAEQLAPLDIKYVRANNAHGGPDLIPLRQATNAPIFALHQDGTDYFDYHHTADDTLDKVDPDKLKQNTAAYAVFAMMAANAKTTLTGKNP; from the coding sequence ATGAAGAAACTGTTAACGACAATATGTGCACTTGTGCCACTGATTGGCACAGTCAAAGCACAAGAATTCACCCCGACACAAATTCAACAAGTGAAACAGGTCACAGAGCTGGCGCTAGACAGTGATCTAAGTTGGCAACTTTTAGAGTCATTAACCTCTGAAGTTGGGCCGCGCTTACCTGGTAGCGAAAATGATAAAAAAGCCGTTGAATGGGCAAAGCAGCAGTTCGAACAGCTTGGGTTTGATAAAGTTTGGCTAGAGCCTGCCACGTTTCCGAACTGGCGCAGATACCGCGAATCGGGAACCATTATTACTCCGTCCAAGCAGCCATTGCACCTTACCGCACTTGGTAATAGTATCGGCACGCCAAAAGAAGGACTCACCGCACCAGTTGTGATGTTTGAAACATTGGATGAGCTAATAGCAGCACCAAAGGGGAGTTTAGAAAATAAAATTGCGTTCGTTAACTACCGCATGAATAGGCATATTGATGGCAACGGCTACGGCCCAGCCGTACGTGCGCGCAATACCGGCGCAATAGAAGCGGCGAAAAAAGGCGCAATTGCATATATGATGCGTTCAGTCAGTACCAGTCACCATCGCTTTGCTCATACAGGTAACAGCCGTTATAAAGATGGCGTGAGTAAAATCCCCAACACCGCGATTGCCAACCCTGATGCCGACCAAATTGAGCGCTTATTAAATGCAGGCCATGCCGTCTCCGTCAACATCAACCTGCAAACAGAAGACTTGGGAGAAGGCACCAGCTACAATGTGATCGCAGAGATAACCGGCTCTGATGCTCCACAGCAGTATGTATTAATTGGTGGTCATCTGGATTCATGGGATTTGGGTACAGGGGCCTTAGATGATGGCGCAGGTGTAGCGCTCACGATGGCCGCAGCCACACACATTAAACAAATCGCTCGCCCTAAACGCTCTATTCGAGTTGTCTTATTCGCTGCTGAAGAACTCGGCCTGTGGGGGGCTAAAGCTTACTTCAAACAGCATGCCGATAAGCTAGATAACATCGTTGCTGCTGCCGAATCAGACTTTGGTGCTGATGTTGTTTACGGTTTTGAATCAAGCGTCTCTGCCAATTCACTCCCTGTTGTCAGAGCAATTGCAGAGCAATTAGCACCACTTGATATCAAGTATGTGCGTGCCAATAACGCACATGGTGGCCCCGATCTTATCCCGCTTCGCCAAGCCACAAATGCCCCAATATTTGCACTACATCAAGATGGTACCGATTATTTTGATTATCACCACACCGCTGATGATACATTAGATAAAGTCGACCCTGATAAGCTCAAGCAAAATACGGCAGCGTACGCCGTATTTGCTATGATGGCAGCCAACGCTAAAACAACCCTGACTGGTAAAAATCCATAG
- a CDS encoding DNA-J related domain-containing protein: MLNPLIDAIFIAISDQQIHKVHTIGHAINVNEILPKLDEEPYKDLFKKNFLIMNALFQLQQELINEGFYLHVSSMHIQLSEHKKNTPIGKDTLRDYYLNWANYETSKQEIVELLDSFWQRLNTLKPMTHTPIDKIKALCSKWQLSYPYDVRQLKTCWRQYAVTHHPDKASGCAEHFKQLKNEYELLKAHIMTLS, translated from the coding sequence ATGCTCAACCCACTTATAGATGCCATTTTCATTGCGATCTCGGACCAGCAAATACATAAGGTGCATACCATCGGCCACGCCATAAATGTTAACGAAATTTTACCAAAGCTAGACGAGGAGCCCTATAAAGATTTGTTTAAGAAAAACTTTCTCATTATGAACGCACTATTTCAGCTACAACAAGAATTAATAAACGAAGGGTTTTATCTGCATGTTAGCAGTATGCACATTCAACTCAGCGAGCATAAAAAAAATACACCGATAGGCAAAGATACACTGAGAGATTATTACTTAAACTGGGCTAATTACGAAACTTCAAAGCAAGAGATTGTCGAGTTACTAGATAGTTTTTGGCAGCGACTCAACACTTTAAAACCAATGACACACACACCGATTGATAAAATCAAAGCCTTATGTTCAAAATGGCAATTAAGCTATCCGTACGATGTTAGGCAATTAAAAACGTGTTGGCGTCAATACGCTGTGACACATCATCCAGACAAGGCTAGTGGTTGTGCAGAACACTTTAAGCAACTCAAAAATGAGTATGAATTGCTTAAAGCACATATCATGACGCTTAGTTAA
- a CDS encoding tetratricopeptide repeat protein produces the protein MYLKSLSVLQKLTFFIHGRLEHSIVKYKAHLICVITVIAIAHQVVSYQQSQRLQHTLLAEPQKDDVWVINMGHFQTQRRYQAQYRVAQVLNVTDEHVELQQGSFTYRKKRGAERAISLDSLMLDSYFRNQTLTLERDQLQSYFDAQAIDTVYRPEDIYVLGGIVKRRAMPSAINGNIRVKTKLNPHNNDGIMLYQQGDYQAARERFLQASEQGDSWGQYNLADMVEQGQGGKQDLAAAIFWLEQATAQGNTKAQQRLKALCTKHRALCPSERR, from the coding sequence ATGTATCTAAAAAGTTTATCAGTACTGCAAAAACTCACGTTTTTTATTCATGGTCGACTTGAGCACTCAATTGTCAAATATAAAGCACACCTTATTTGCGTCATCACTGTAATAGCCATTGCCCACCAAGTTGTTTCTTATCAACAATCCCAGCGCTTACAGCACACTCTGCTAGCCGAACCACAAAAAGATGATGTGTGGGTGATCAACATGGGACACTTTCAAACACAGCGAAGGTACCAAGCACAGTACCGAGTCGCGCAAGTGTTGAACGTGACCGATGAGCATGTTGAGTTACAGCAAGGCAGTTTTACTTACCGAAAAAAACGCGGCGCTGAGCGTGCAATATCACTCGATTCACTGATGCTAGACAGTTATTTTAGAAACCAAACGCTCACCCTAGAACGCGATCAATTGCAGTCATACTTTGACGCTCAGGCCATCGATACAGTATATCGCCCAGAAGATATTTACGTGTTGGGTGGCATCGTAAAAAGACGCGCCATGCCCAGCGCAATCAACGGCAATATTCGCGTAAAAACGAAGCTAAACCCGCACAATAATGATGGCATAATGCTTTATCAACAAGGCGACTACCAGGCTGCGCGCGAACGCTTTTTACAAGCATCAGAGCAAGGAGACAGCTGGGGACAGTACAATTTGGCAGACATGGTTGAGCAAGGTCAGGGCGGTAAACAAGATCTAGCAGCGGCCATATTCTGGCTTGAACAAGCCACAGCCCAGGGCAACACTAAAGCACAGCAACGACTCAAAGCGCTCTGCACAAAACATCGCGCATTGTGCCCTAGTGAGCGTCGTTAA
- a CDS encoding methyl-accepting chemotaxis protein, with amino-acid sequence MDLTFRFDETNRNLPKVCFALNASLATIEHMIGEIHASSARLYPMADNLRDTYASMTQKASIQHAHGQDLAASINRILAVSRELDENLDKIYHSVEDATIAVKQTRKDTDKSQQSLLGLVDNIEQTSKQISTLKTDSDAISSVIEVINAIAEQTNLLALNAAIEAARAGEQGRGFAVVADEVRSLAARTSQSTQQVRDMVTKIQLGTDSAHKLMQEALAQTEQTVSLSEASTKEVDQIEQAMISVNDMSQNIHTQVEQQKAVYDEAQTSIESMVELNSDALSSSKIQAVSSSDLLNLAVTIRDKLSLFNVDFASVDTSQREAKVAEQKQETQSSSTSKKDDSANVELF; translated from the coding sequence GTGGATCTAACATTTCGCTTTGATGAAACAAACAGAAACCTACCAAAAGTGTGCTTTGCACTTAACGCAAGCCTCGCAACGATTGAGCATATGATCGGTGAGATCCATGCTTCTTCAGCTCGACTTTACCCAATGGCAGATAACTTGCGAGATACCTATGCATCCATGACACAAAAAGCGTCTATACAACATGCTCATGGCCAAGACCTTGCAGCATCAATTAATCGGATCCTGGCTGTTTCTCGGGAGCTAGACGAGAACCTTGATAAAATTTATCACTCTGTAGAAGATGCTACGATTGCCGTAAAGCAAACACGCAAAGATACCGACAAGAGTCAGCAAAGTCTGCTCGGTTTAGTTGATAATATCGAGCAAACGAGCAAACAAATAAGCACTCTAAAAACCGATAGTGATGCAATAAGCTCAGTCATAGAGGTGATAAACGCCATAGCAGAGCAGACCAACTTGCTTGCATTAAACGCAGCGATTGAAGCAGCCAGAGCCGGAGAGCAAGGCCGAGGATTTGCAGTCGTTGCAGATGAAGTACGCAGCCTTGCAGCCAGAACCAGTCAGTCAACACAACAAGTCAGAGATATGGTCACCAAAATTCAGTTAGGCACTGACAGTGCACACAAACTCATGCAAGAAGCATTAGCACAAACAGAGCAAACCGTTTCTCTATCTGAAGCATCTACCAAAGAAGTTGATCAAATAGAACAAGCCATGATCAGCGTCAATGACATGTCGCAAAACATTCATACGCAAGTCGAGCAACAAAAAGCGGTTTATGATGAAGCACAGACCAGTATTGAGTCTATGGTAGAGCTAAACTCTGATGCGCTATCGAGTTCAAAAATTCAGGCCGTATCCAGTAGCGATTTACTTAATCTTGCCGTCACCATCCGTGACAAGTTGTCATTATTTAATGTAGATTTTGCTTCAGTTGATACCTCACAACGCGAAGCAAAGGTGGCAGAGCAAAAGCAAGAAACTCAAAGCTCTAGCACATCAAAAAAAGACGACTCAGCCAACGTCGAGCTGTTCTGA
- a CDS encoding response regulator: MVNRLFFKVVIYATLLFNSLVTPLSHASSELSTPQSLAAQIEQLADLDDWQDISIKGHQLLSHPNITDKQHFDVLKVLAKAAFNRDDFATTERYLKEIEAQYKQMPLSEGYYFATKLLAINTFHQGKYNTAVELYKKALSIATKRKQPLEQAHMHNNLGLVYVETNELSRAITHYGEAQKLYQQQGNLQDEADIMLNLSALYIRQYQFDTAQEMIGTVIKYFEELNDNYGIALANSYLGELYSKKGLNLSARHYYQAAIDYYEAENNTDLLMVQYTYLANVSIAQGNFELAEKEANFALYYAEKINSKSGRMRALFPLAKSLFAKGEVNMALKMVEESFELAKQLGARYLEREELATLALLQASVGQHKQALESFTQYKTEQSEYLNENVLAKMVDYQNRIEAAELNREIMELKQNQALQALQIDKREQVIWLSAMVVLSLFIAVVSLYYKQAEKNAKVELREKVAERTAELQRVADELRKANQVKNQFLANISHEIRTPLTSIIGQAEAMLNDHASNPDLQVSLGVIQRQGEHLKGLVSDVLDLSRIEAQRLELEYTEFTAKSLLNDISDMFHNACKVKGLEFSVKGDFDDSVIVKLDYMRVKQILINLLGNAVKFTEQGKVGLHVSCHPSGLVFKVFDTGIGMSPEQLGRVFESFQQGDNSITRRFGGSGLGLCLSQQLTEIMDGSISVNSQLDKGSEFIVFIPCSPEHSELPNHEEQPQTIIWEHGKVLVAEDHDDNRALFKRILEQLGLEVLAAKNGEEAVEICLREYPDIVFMDIQMPKMDGVEALNLLHLSGFDQPVYALTANVMEHEIKSYLKVGFTGHLGKPLDRKMLLKVLQRHISVTSVAPLSQLDMSDLASSFVATLASERASIIEFWQTQQWFNLQRACHRLSGAASTFNFGSLANIARQLESVLKNEEYKQAENLYLILCDELEFLSLSEQLDVG; the protein is encoded by the coding sequence ATGGTAAATAGGCTGTTTTTTAAAGTGGTGATATATGCCACGTTATTATTCAACTCTTTGGTGACGCCCCTAAGTCATGCTTCTTCTGAGTTATCAACGCCACAATCACTGGCTGCACAAATAGAGCAATTAGCCGACCTTGATGATTGGCAGGATATTTCCATCAAGGGCCATCAATTGTTGTCTCATCCAAATATCACTGACAAGCAGCATTTTGATGTATTAAAAGTATTGGCTAAAGCAGCGTTTAACCGAGATGATTTTGCTACCACTGAACGTTACTTAAAAGAGATTGAAGCGCAATACAAGCAGATGCCGCTAAGTGAAGGCTATTACTTTGCAACCAAACTTTTAGCGATCAATACCTTTCATCAGGGCAAATATAACACCGCTGTTGAGCTTTACAAAAAAGCTTTGAGTATTGCCACTAAGCGTAAACAGCCGCTTGAACAAGCACACATGCACAATAACTTGGGCCTTGTGTATGTTGAAACGAATGAGTTAAGTAGAGCAATTACGCATTATGGCGAAGCGCAAAAGCTATACCAACAGCAAGGGAATCTGCAAGATGAAGCTGACATTATGCTCAACTTGTCAGCATTATATATCCGCCAGTATCAATTTGACACTGCTCAAGAGATGATCGGTACGGTCATTAAATATTTTGAAGAGCTCAATGATAACTATGGTATCGCATTGGCAAATTCGTACTTAGGTGAGCTATATAGCAAAAAAGGCTTAAACCTTTCTGCTCGACACTATTATCAAGCTGCCATTGACTATTATGAAGCTGAGAATAATACCGACCTTTTAATGGTTCAATATACTTATCTGGCAAATGTTAGTATTGCGCAAGGAAATTTTGAATTAGCCGAAAAAGAAGCCAACTTTGCGCTGTATTATGCTGAAAAGATCAATAGCAAATCTGGACGCATGCGAGCACTGTTTCCTTTAGCAAAGTCACTTTTTGCCAAAGGTGAAGTGAATATGGCCCTCAAGATGGTTGAAGAATCTTTCGAGCTTGCTAAGCAGTTAGGTGCTCGTTATCTAGAACGTGAAGAATTGGCGACTTTGGCCTTACTGCAAGCCAGCGTCGGTCAGCATAAACAAGCACTGGAGAGTTTTACTCAGTATAAAACTGAACAGTCAGAATATTTGAATGAAAATGTATTGGCCAAAATGGTCGATTATCAAAATCGCATTGAAGCGGCCGAATTGAACCGTGAAATCATGGAGCTAAAGCAAAATCAAGCTTTGCAAGCTCTGCAAATCGACAAGCGAGAGCAAGTTATCTGGCTTAGCGCGATGGTCGTCTTGTCGCTTTTTATTGCCGTCGTGAGCCTGTATTACAAGCAAGCTGAAAAGAATGCCAAAGTAGAGTTACGTGAAAAGGTAGCTGAGCGAACAGCTGAGTTGCAGCGAGTGGCAGATGAGCTGCGCAAGGCCAATCAAGTCAAGAATCAGTTTTTGGCAAATATTAGCCATGAGATCAGAACCCCTCTAACTTCCATCATAGGTCAGGCAGAAGCAATGCTCAATGACCATGCGAGTAATCCGGATTTACAGGTATCTTTAGGAGTTATTCAGCGACAAGGTGAGCACTTAAAAGGGCTAGTAAGTGATGTGCTTGACCTTAGTCGAATAGAGGCGCAGCGCTTAGAGCTTGAATATACAGAGTTTACGGCCAAAAGTTTGCTTAATGATATCAGTGACATGTTTCATAACGCTTGCAAGGTAAAGGGGCTTGAGTTTAGCGTAAAAGGTGACTTTGACGACTCTGTTATCGTTAAACTCGACTATATGCGAGTGAAGCAAATTTTGATTAACTTGCTCGGGAACGCAGTAAAGTTTACGGAACAGGGTAAAGTAGGCTTACATGTAAGCTGTCACCCATCGGGTTTGGTATTTAAGGTATTCGACACAGGGATTGGTATGAGCCCAGAGCAATTAGGTCGAGTGTTTGAGAGTTTTCAGCAAGGTGATAATAGTATTACGAGGCGCTTTGGCGGCTCTGGATTAGGGCTATGTTTATCGCAACAACTTACTGAGATAATGGATGGCAGCATTAGTGTTAACAGTCAGTTAGATAAAGGCAGTGAGTTCATAGTATTTATACCTTGCTCTCCTGAGCATAGTGAGCTGCCAAACCATGAGGAACAACCTCAAACCATTATATGGGAACACGGTAAAGTATTAGTTGCGGAAGATCATGATGACAACCGCGCGCTCTTTAAACGTATTTTGGAGCAACTAGGGTTAGAGGTGCTTGCAGCAAAGAACGGGGAAGAAGCTGTCGAAATATGTTTAAGAGAATATCCGGATATTGTGTTTATGGATATTCAAATGCCAAAAATGGATGGCGTTGAGGCGCTCAACTTATTGCATCTATCAGGCTTTGATCAACCCGTGTATGCCTTGACGGCCAATGTGATGGAGCATGAAATTAAGTCGTACTTAAAGGTTGGCTTTACTGGGCACTTGGGTAAGCCTCTTGATAGAAAAATGTTATTAAAAGTATTACAAAGGCACATATCAGTCACCTCAGTTGCGCCTTTGAGCCAATTAGACATGAGTGATTTAGCATCGAGCTTTGTGGCAACTTTAGCGAGCGAACGAGCATCTATAATCGAGTTTTGGCAGACACAGCAGTGGTTTAATTTGCAAAGAGCTTGTCACCGTTTATCGGGGGCAGCAAGTACATTCAATTTTGGTTCTTTAGCAAATATAGCGCGACAATTAGAAAGTGTACTGAAAAATGAAGAATATAAACAAGCTGAAAATTTATACCTTATATTGTGTGATGAATTAGAGTTTTTAAGCTTGTCAGAACAGCTCGACGTTGGCTGA
- the dbpA gene encoding ATP-dependent RNA helicase DbpA — protein MNTAAFNTLPLATEFLNTLADLGFKSMTPVQAQSLPVVLSGKDVIAQAKTGSGKTVAFSLGVLSRLNVNRYRVQGLVLCPTRELAEQVAAEMRKLARGIHNIKILTLCGGVPIGPQIGSLEHGAHIIVGTPGRVEDHLFKGTLNLTEVSSLVLDEADQMLDMGFADVLDNIVSYLPQQRQTLLFSATYQKRIEEIAERVMQNPQMVKVEEQVVNTSIKQLFFKLDNNKLRFNTLRLLLLQHKPQSCVVFCNTKVETQKVCDELKASGFNVVALHGDLEQREREQTLIRFANKSASVLVATDVAARGLDIDDMDMVINYHLAHDSQTHVHRVGRTGRGGKKGLACSIYGESEAFKVAQIGDVYDRDFEPSPMPSLNLLDKPPYKPDMITLQIDGGKKQKIRPGDIVGSLTGEQGIAFAQIGKINVLDNSAYVAVAREAAKPAFRKLSEGKLKGRKFRVRRIN, from the coding sequence ATGAATACAGCTGCATTTAATACCTTACCTTTGGCGACAGAGTTTTTAAATACGTTGGCCGATTTAGGCTTTAAAAGCATGACACCTGTTCAGGCGCAGAGTTTACCCGTGGTGTTGTCAGGTAAAGATGTTATCGCACAGGCGAAAACAGGCTCAGGTAAAACAGTGGCTTTTAGTCTTGGTGTGTTGTCTCGACTGAATGTGAATCGTTATCGAGTACAGGGGCTGGTGTTATGCCCAACAAGAGAGCTGGCAGAGCAAGTCGCGGCTGAAATGCGAAAGTTAGCCCGAGGCATTCACAATATCAAAATATTAACGTTGTGTGGCGGCGTGCCAATCGGTCCGCAAATTGGATCACTTGAACACGGCGCGCATATTATAGTGGGGACGCCAGGGCGGGTAGAGGATCACCTGTTCAAAGGGACATTAAATTTAACTGAAGTCTCCAGTTTAGTGCTAGATGAAGCAGATCAAATGTTGGATATGGGCTTTGCAGATGTGCTTGATAATATCGTATCGTATTTGCCACAACAGCGTCAGACCTTGTTATTCAGTGCAACTTATCAAAAGCGGATTGAAGAGATAGCCGAGCGTGTGATGCAAAATCCACAAATGGTCAAAGTTGAAGAGCAAGTGGTGAATACCAGTATTAAGCAGTTGTTTTTTAAATTGGATAACAATAAGTTACGCTTCAATACTTTACGCTTATTATTATTACAACATAAACCTCAGAGCTGCGTAGTATTTTGTAATACCAAAGTTGAAACGCAAAAAGTATGTGACGAGTTGAAGGCCAGTGGCTTCAACGTTGTGGCTCTACATGGTGATTTGGAACAGCGGGAAAGAGAGCAGACCTTAATTCGCTTCGCTAATAAAAGTGCCTCCGTACTCGTTGCCACCGATGTAGCTGCACGTGGTTTGGATATTGATGATATGGACATGGTGATCAATTACCACCTAGCGCACGATTCACAAACCCATGTGCATCGTGTTGGGCGAACTGGCCGAGGGGGCAAAAAAGGGTTGGCATGTTCGATTTATGGAGAGAGCGAAGCGTTTAAAGTGGCTCAAATTGGAGATGTATATGACCGTGATTTTGAACCAAGCCCGATGCCATCACTGAATCTATTGGATAAGCCACCGTATAAGCCAGATATGATAACGCTGCAAATTGATGGTGGTAAAAAACAAAAGATACGCCCCGGTGATATTGTCGGTAGCTTAACAGGAGAGCAAGGTATTGCCTTTGCGCAAATTGGAAAAATTAATGTGCTAGATAATAGTGCTTATGTCGCAGTCGCGCGTGAAGCCGCCAAGCCTGCTTTTCGTAAGTTAAGTGAAGGAAAGTTAAAAGGTCGAAAGTTTCGCGTTCGCCGCATTAACTAA